A window of the Mesotoga prima MesG1.Ag.4.2 genome harbors these coding sequences:
- a CDS encoding carbohydrate ABC transporter permease has protein sequence MKKKLKIGMIIAYVVLILYAVVSLFPFLWSAIVSLTPMRYTENGVTTGTDIMKWPPEINLFKWPPEFFGAPATGENYVQVFKITPYARWILNTIIYAALVTIGHLIFDALGGYAFARLRFPLRDLWFALFLATLMIPGHVTLIPNYNLMVRFGFVNTYYGLFLPKLTGVFGIFLMRQFFMAIPREMEEAARIDGASIIKTYFKVVLPISKPAISALAIYIFVGTWNDFLWPLLMTSRKEMFTLTVGLDFYRTSYYTYWQYMMAASIMMTIPMIIIFLIFQRQFIDTGVSSGVKG, from the coding sequence ATGAAGAAAAAACTAAAGATTGGTATGATTATCGCCTACGTCGTGTTGATTCTCTATGCGGTCGTTTCGCTCTTTCCCTTCCTCTGGTCGGCCATAGTATCTCTCACTCCTATGAGATACACCGAAAACGGTGTGACAACGGGTACGGATATAATGAAGTGGCCTCCCGAGATAAATTTGTTTAAGTGGCCTCCGGAGTTTTTCGGAGCCCCCGCTACCGGCGAGAATTACGTACAAGTCTTCAAGATCACGCCCTACGCCAGATGGATACTTAACACGATCATCTATGCCGCGCTGGTAACAATTGGCCACCTTATCTTCGATGCCCTTGGAGGTTACGCCTTCGCTAGGTTGCGTTTTCCGCTGAGGGATCTGTGGTTCGCACTCTTTCTAGCCACACTCATGATCCCCGGTCACGTCACGCTGATACCCAATTACAACCTCATGGTGAGGTTCGGATTCGTGAACACTTATTACGGCCTCTTTCTCCCCAAGCTAACCGGTGTCTTTGGGATCTTTCTGATGAGGCAGTTCTTCATGGCTATTCCCAGGGAGATGGAAGAGGCCGCAAGAATCGATGGCGCCTCGATAATCAAGACTTACTTCAAAGTCGTGTTGCCAATCTCAAAACCGGCCATTTCAGCATTGGCCATATACATCTTTGTTGGCACCTGGAACGACTTTCTCTGGCCGCTGCTCATGACCTCGAGAAAGGAGATGTTTACCCTAACTGTGGGCCTTGATTTTTACCGGACAAGTTACTATACGTACTGGCAGTATATGATGGCAGCTTCCATAATGATGACGATTCCCATGATAATCATTTTCCTGATCTTCCAGAGGCAGTTCATAGATACAGGCGTTTCATCCGGGGTGAAAGGCTGA
- a CDS encoding glucosidase family protein, with amino-acid sequence MGGFWLDKYRLFSSYFLSLNGKRVSPTSFQNKVSERIVNYPGADLRILAHPERPLIAIRIESRAKIEFCLRQEMDLVWLEDRPSGNISLRVENQDRDTIVWRELEGMSSFVKVNGKATSEGDWLKLSRRGRLEAVIALGRPGKEGYEQYLLEREEHNRRYLPPFQDTIPFWARAGALELFFERDVGCGFVAGLGEFPWWFGIDGVYTCLGLLDTPMLELVGKTVDNLAKFGNGLAPHEVTTAGRIYAYGRMNEIIAFAYLALKYAVKTSKKEYLELVDNALSHVSGHLSRKLYPQGEGIVEVPISGEFALLDSACWLYSMLKELRDSNMMKDLKNSQFAAWLLERYDREFLKDWYGKDGLFYDALTEKSGNFEGHFIQIYPLSMGLIRREIGERLLAKMEKIGYFKEPGLIHSLPLKTFEAGDYGEGDKNDIVWSLPTLLAIEAGIRYGRPDLSEKFILSLENSLKSEMYGALPEILPAGGCTIQAWNAYAIPLIEHMNSPSPA; translated from the coding sequence ATGGGCGGGTTTTGGCTAGATAAATACAGGCTATTCTCTTCGTATTTTCTCTCGCTCAATGGAAAGAGGGTTTCGCCGACAAGTTTTCAGAACAAAGTCTCGGAACGAATTGTCAACTATCCCGGGGCCGACCTCCGGATTCTTGCCCACCCTGAACGGCCACTTATCGCCATCAGAATTGAGAGTCGTGCCAAGATCGAGTTCTGCCTCAGACAGGAGATGGATCTAGTGTGGCTCGAAGACAGACCTTCTGGAAACATCTCGCTGAGAGTGGAGAATCAAGACCGGGACACGATCGTATGGCGCGAATTAGAGGGCATGAGTTCTTTCGTCAAAGTGAACGGAAAGGCCACATCGGAAGGCGACTGGCTGAAACTCAGCAGAAGGGGCAGACTTGAAGCGGTTATTGCTCTGGGCAGACCAGGGAAAGAGGGTTACGAACAATACCTCCTTGAGCGGGAGGAACACAACCGTCGATATCTTCCACCATTCCAGGACACTATACCATTCTGGGCAAGGGCTGGAGCTCTTGAACTCTTCTTCGAAAGAGACGTGGGATGCGGATTTGTCGCTGGGCTGGGAGAGTTCCCCTGGTGGTTCGGGATCGATGGAGTCTATACCTGCCTCGGACTGCTCGACACGCCCATGCTGGAACTTGTGGGAAAGACAGTAGACAATCTCGCGAAATTTGGCAACGGCCTGGCCCCTCACGAAGTTACTACGGCGGGCAGGATATACGCTTACGGAAGAATGAACGAGATAATCGCTTTTGCCTATCTAGCCCTGAAGTATGCGGTAAAGACTTCCAAAAAAGAGTACTTAGAACTTGTGGACAACGCGCTTTCACATGTTTCCGGTCACCTTTCGCGAAAGCTGTATCCTCAGGGTGAAGGCATCGTAGAAGTACCCATCAGTGGCGAATTTGCTCTGCTGGATTCCGCCTGCTGGCTATACTCTATGCTGAAAGAGCTACGCGACTCGAACATGATGAAAGATCTCAAAAACTCTCAGTTCGCGGCTTGGCTCCTTGAAAGATACGATCGTGAGTTTCTAAAAGACTGGTACGGCAAAGATGGCCTTTTTTACGATGCCCTCACCGAAAAAAGCGGGAATTTCGAGGGTCACTTTATACAAATTTACCCACTGTCCATGGGTCTCATCCGGAGAGAAATCGGGGAGAGATTGCTGGCAAAAATGGAGAAGATAGGCTACTTCAAAGAGCCGGGGCTGATACACTCGCTCCCTCTAAAAACCTTCGAAGCAGGCGATTATGGAGAGGGAGACAAAAACGATATTGTCTGGTCACTTCCCACTCTCCTTGCCATAGAAGCGGGAATTAGATACGGAAGGCCGGACCTTTCTGAAAAGTTCATCTTGTCTCTTGAGAACTCTCTAAAAAGCGAAATGTACGGGGCGTTACCGGAAATACTTCCCGCTGGCGGTTGTACGATCCAGGCCTGGAATGCCTATGCGATACCTTTGATCGAGCACATGAACTCCCCCTCCCCTGCTTAA
- a CDS encoding ABC transporter substrate-binding protein has product MKKRFILLLLAIILVSSLAIGQVYDRKETLYAGGGLWSPPNNWNPFTPWAIMTGTNGLIYEYLFMFDPLSNEMIPWLAVDGGWIDEKTYELKLRDGVYWTDGEEFNAEDVKFTFDIAKKYPGVHYSSMWNWMKEVEIVDRLTVRVHFTEPLYQQWSFQLYQLPMVPEHIWKNKTEAEILTGANEGPIGTGCYTAEGYGQDRMIYLRNENWWAIEQLGIKPTPKRIVYLTVSGNNVALGMIFKGELDISNFFLPGVPAVKSAYGIHTYFDGPPYMLSDNTAVLFLNNSRKPMDDVNFRKAVAWAINADDIVTRVFENQVIKSNPLGFLPIDAWMKYYDEKVVEQYGFKYDPSVSKKVLADAGYKDINGDGFVEAPDGSEIELSIIVPFGWTDWMESIKIIANNLNAVGINAKAEFPDYSRYQDELYGGNFDMAINNFNSNLSNTVWSYYYWLFWDIREQQTQGNYGKYNNPKAFELMEAFDRTPVDDYETGQKIMSELEELFLKEIPYVPLWFNGMWFQASTNVWTNWPSEHGPHYYPCTWNGKWQLGGIFMLTALEAK; this is encoded by the coding sequence ATGAAAAAGAGGTTCATTTTACTACTTCTGGCCATCATACTCGTTAGTAGCCTCGCAATTGGTCAAGTTTACGATCGAAAAGAAACTCTGTACGCCGGTGGAGGCCTTTGGAGTCCACCAAACAACTGGAACCCATTCACCCCATGGGCGATTATGACCGGAACCAACGGTCTAATCTATGAATACCTGTTTATGTTCGATCCTCTGAGCAACGAGATGATACCCTGGCTTGCGGTGGATGGAGGATGGATAGACGAAAAGACCTACGAGCTGAAGCTTCGAGACGGAGTATACTGGACGGATGGAGAGGAGTTCAATGCCGAAGATGTGAAATTCACATTTGACATCGCAAAGAAGTATCCCGGAGTCCATTACAGCTCTATGTGGAACTGGATGAAGGAAGTGGAGATAGTAGACAGACTGACTGTACGTGTCCACTTCACCGAACCGCTGTATCAGCAATGGTCCTTCCAGCTCTACCAGTTGCCCATGGTTCCCGAGCACATATGGAAAAACAAGACGGAAGCCGAAATTCTGACTGGAGCGAACGAGGGGCCCATTGGAACGGGTTGCTACACAGCCGAAGGTTACGGTCAGGACAGAATGATCTATTTGAGAAACGAAAACTGGTGGGCTATCGAGCAGCTGGGAATAAAGCCTACGCCCAAGAGAATAGTCTATCTCACCGTTTCGGGAAACAACGTGGCTCTCGGTATGATCTTCAAAGGGGAACTGGATATCAGTAACTTCTTCCTTCCAGGAGTCCCAGCCGTCAAATCCGCTTACGGAATCCACACATATTTCGATGGCCCGCCTTACATGCTTTCCGACAATACGGCAGTTCTCTTTCTAAACAACAGCAGAAAGCCAATGGATGATGTTAACTTCAGGAAGGCCGTTGCCTGGGCAATAAACGCCGACGACATAGTCACAAGGGTTTTCGAGAACCAGGTAATCAAGTCTAACCCACTTGGCTTCCTTCCTATCGACGCCTGGATGAAGTATTACGATGAAAAGGTTGTCGAGCAGTATGGATTCAAGTACGATCCATCGGTTTCCAAAAAGGTCCTTGCCGATGCGGGCTACAAGGACATTAACGGAGACGGATTCGTCGAGGCGCCGGACGGTTCCGAGATAGAGCTCTCTATAATAGTTCCATTCGGCTGGACCGACTGGATGGAGTCGATAAAGATAATTGCCAACAACCTGAACGCCGTGGGCATTAACGCAAAGGCCGAGTTCCCCGACTATTCGAGGTATCAGGACGAGCTTTACGGCGGCAACTTCGATATGGCGATAAACAACTTCAACAGCAACCTGTCTAACACAGTATGGAGTTACTACTACTGGCTATTCTGGGATATCAGAGAGCAGCAGACTCAGGGCAACTACGGAAAATACAACAATCCCAAGGCCTTTGAGTTGATGGAAGCCTTCGACAGAACGCCTGTCGATGACTACGAGACTGGTCAAAAGATCATGTCGGAACTGGAAGAGCTTTTCTTGAAAGAGATTCCCTACGTTCCCCTCTGGTTCAACGGAATGTGGTTCCAGGCAAGTACCAATGTTTGGACCAACTGGCCGAGCGAACACGGCCCTCACTACTATCCATGTACGTGGAACGGAAAATGGCAGCTCGGTGGTATATTCATGCTGACAGCCCTGGAGGCTAAGTAA
- a CDS encoding ABC transporter permease — protein sequence MGAYFRRKIIIYLLTFVFAVTIDWMIPRFMPGNPITNLLSRFSTRSDTTEVIAGYLNEIYGLDKSPLHQYFAFWAGLFRGDLGVSLYVTGAPVTRVIARALPFDLALLIPAIMLSYIAGNKFGAFAARKKKLDGIVLPIWYVLTATPYMWLGILLAWFFGVALDVLPIAGAYSFSMVPNWSWTFIWDFLKHWILPFSSLFLVQFGGWAIGMRNMIIYELEAEYSRYLESLGASGRLVRQYAYKNAVLPQITGLALQLGVIVAGALATEVVFSYPGIGHLLKEAIMNQDYFLIQGCFLFIIVGVLLANIILDIAYILIDPRIRHTAEGETV from the coding sequence GTGGGAGCCTATTTCAGAAGAAAGATAATAATCTACCTGCTGACATTTGTATTTGCGGTTACGATAGACTGGATGATACCGCGATTCATGCCCGGCAATCCAATTACGAATCTACTGTCTAGGTTTTCCACCAGATCGGATACAACCGAGGTAATCGCCGGCTACCTTAACGAGATCTACGGGCTGGACAAGTCACCTCTTCATCAGTATTTCGCTTTTTGGGCGGGCCTTTTCAGAGGCGATCTCGGAGTCAGCTTATATGTTACAGGCGCTCCCGTTACGAGGGTAATAGCCAGGGCCCTGCCCTTTGATCTTGCCCTTTTGATTCCCGCAATAATGTTGAGTTATATAGCCGGGAACAAGTTCGGCGCCTTTGCCGCCAGGAAAAAGAAACTAGACGGCATCGTCTTGCCCATCTGGTACGTGCTTACGGCCACGCCCTACATGTGGCTCGGTATACTTCTGGCCTGGTTCTTTGGGGTCGCGCTAGACGTTCTTCCCATAGCGGGCGCCTACAGTTTTTCAATGGTCCCCAACTGGAGCTGGACCTTCATCTGGGATTTCCTGAAGCACTGGATACTTCCCTTCAGCTCTCTCTTTCTCGTGCAATTTGGAGGCTGGGCCATCGGAATGCGTAACATGATCATCTACGAACTCGAGGCCGAGTATTCCAGGTACCTTGAATCTCTGGGTGCCTCGGGAAGACTGGTCAGACAGTATGCCTATAAGAACGCGGTTCTTCCTCAGATCACAGGACTGGCTCTCCAGCTAGGTGTCATAGTTGCCGGGGCTCTTGCTACCGAAGTCGTCTTTTCATACCCCGGCATCGGACATCTTCTAAAGGAAGCGATAATGAATCAAGATTACTTCCTAATACAGGGCTGTTTTCTGTTCATAATCGTCGGCGTGTTGTTGGCTAACATCATTCTGGATATCGCGTATATACTGATCGATCCGAGAATCAGGCACACGGCAGAAGGAGAGACTGTATGA
- a CDS encoding carbohydrate ABC transporter permease, which translates to MKLNFKTREAMVGYLFAAPIIITILIFTIYPVFAGLYYSFTNYQPTEAQKFNMTFVPEESVSFHLGVFPDEEGLVKNELLSLFDPVTFLTLDMGVKLNAEQKEAVSSFLDTDKIVEDFLAGRLNSSVSVKDFMKEYMSSKSELFTRYVPEFVGLKNFREMFKDQYFWISLKNAFVYSIVVVPIQTLLAILLAVAANMKIMGQRFFKTVFFLPSISSSAAISMIFWLIYSKPGVLNRFLSTFGFQAVDWLNEPNTALGAIMVMNIWTTAGYFMITFLAALQSIPSSIYEASQLDGAKFWKTFWKITVPLLRPQMLFVSIMGIIGCLQVFDQIYFLIKNMRNITISYYIYKNAFEYHRMGYASAIAMVLFLIIFAITALQRKLIKEESYF; encoded by the coding sequence ATGAAGCTGAATTTCAAAACGAGAGAAGCCATGGTTGGTTATCTCTTCGCAGCGCCTATAATAATCACCATCTTGATCTTCACGATCTATCCTGTTTTCGCAGGCTTGTACTACAGCTTCACCAACTACCAGCCCACGGAAGCCCAAAAATTCAACATGACCTTCGTCCCTGAAGAATCCGTTTCATTTCATCTGGGCGTTTTCCCCGATGAAGAAGGACTTGTCAAGAATGAGCTTCTCTCTCTTTTTGACCCGGTAACTTTCTTGACGCTGGATATGGGGGTAAAACTGAACGCAGAGCAAAAGGAAGCCGTAAGTAGCTTTCTAGATACGGACAAAATAGTAGAAGACTTTCTGGCAGGCCGGCTCAACAGTTCGGTATCTGTCAAAGACTTCATGAAGGAATACATGTCCTCAAAGAGTGAACTCTTCACGAGATACGTGCCGGAATTTGTAGGATTAAAGAATTTCAGAGAGATGTTCAAGGATCAGTATTTCTGGATCTCGTTAAAGAACGCCTTTGTCTATTCCATCGTAGTCGTACCCATCCAAACGTTACTGGCAATCCTCCTGGCCGTAGCCGCCAACATGAAAATCATGGGACAGAGATTCTTCAAGACGGTTTTCTTCCTCCCTTCAATTTCTTCTTCCGCGGCTATCTCGATGATCTTCTGGCTTATATACTCCAAGCCCGGCGTTTTGAACAGGTTCCTTTCAACGTTCGGGTTTCAGGCTGTTGACTGGCTCAATGAACCGAATACGGCTCTCGGAGCAATTATGGTGATGAACATATGGACCACAGCCGGTTACTTCATGATAACCTTTCTGGCCGCGCTGCAGAGTATTCCATCATCCATTTACGAGGCCTCCCAGCTCGATGGGGCGAAATTCTGGAAGACCTTCTGGAAGATCACTGTGCCCCTTCTCAGACCTCAGATGCTCTTCGTATCGATAATGGGAATAATAGGTTGTCTGCAGGTTTTTGACCAGATATACTTCCTAATCAAAAACATGCGAAATATAACGATTTCCTATTACATATACAAGAACGCTTTTGAATATCACAGGATGGGCTATGCTTCTGCGATCGCGATGGTCCTCTTTCTGATAATTTTCGCGATCACTGCCCTTCAGCGCAAACTGATAAAGGAAGAGTCGTATTTTTAA